Proteins from a single region of Flavobacterium sp. YJ01:
- a CDS encoding DUF3347 domain-containing protein has product MKKLLVLALIFFCSLAQAQLTSKEEVTPELVQKREEQKREITKNYLALKNSLISSDSLAVVKNAEALKISLKNFKFKKLTLDQMNAATTTRKAISDLATEIAATKNINKQRKIFESLSVKYWDVASKFKAADATLYLQVCPMTGAVWTSDSKEIKNPYYPKNMLTCGEVKASL; this is encoded by the coding sequence ATGAAAAAATTATTAGTTCTAGCATTAATTTTCTTTTGCAGTTTGGCGCAAGCACAGCTAACATCAAAAGAAGAAGTAACTCCTGAATTAGTTCAAAAAAGAGAAGAACAAAAAAGAGAAATCACAAAAAATTATCTGGCTTTAAAAAACAGTCTAATTTCTTCTGATAGTCTTGCTGTTGTTAAAAATGCGGAAGCTTTAAAAATTTCCTTAAAAAACTTTAAGTTTAAAAAATTGACGCTGGATCAAATGAATGCGGCAACTACAACAAGAAAAGCAATTTCAGATTTAGCAACCGAAATAGCGGCAACCAAAAATATCAACAAACAACGCAAAATTTTCGAATCGTTATCGGTAAAATATTGGGATGTTGCTTCAAAATTTAAAGCAGCCGATGCGACGTTATATTTACAAGTTTGCCCAATGACAGGCGCAGTTTGGACAAGTGATAGCAAAGAAATTAAAAACCCTTATTATCCAAAAAATATGCTGACTTGCGGTGAAGTAAAAGCAAGTTTATAA
- a CDS encoding zinc-dependent metalloprotease produces the protein MKKLFIMLIMLALGSQHGFAQTPEKKADSTSTQPKGMQAYHKIITDKAINKSGLFTISQVDTKYYFQIPDSLFNRYMLVVTRYLSTPEGMGIFGGEKANEQTIYFEKGSNNTVYLRSLQYKQDVRSADSMLAKALAGSNENPIVAAFPIKTTNPDTGSVVVDITDAFKKENAMFSIGSTEKTEKKLNSLADDKSFVESIDTYPINIEVKTTKTYTSSTASSGSVTLRLNTSIVLLPKTPMRKRFFDERVGYFANKYVLFDDDEQRAQKKFIIQRYRLEPKDKDIKKYLRGELVEPKKQIVYYIDPATPKKWRPYLIAGINDWQKAFEAAGFKNAIVGKEWPEDDKTMSLEDARYSVVRYLASETPNAYGPRISDPRSGEIMESHVGWYHNVMKLVQRWYMIQAGPLDPKARKMHLDDELMGQLIRFVSSHEIGHTIGLRHNMGASSATPVEKLRDKKWVEANGHTVSIMDYARFNYVAQPEDNISSKGIYPRIGSYDKWAVQWGYKYYPNAKDEFEEEKTLAKLTTDSLTANPKLWFGGEGKDEDPRSQSEDLGDDSVKASDYGIKNLKRVVPNLVQWTYQPNDAYDNLSDMHKAVVLQYSRYLYHVLKNIGNNYVTKRTVDEKGVVYQPIPKAKVKAAIDYVGRQLFIAPLWMYPTEIEQLIPLKTADQIADQQNQVLNMLLSSGMLYNISVKSLQFEGAYTVPEFLNDLQQTVWVKFSGDEKQDFYRRSLQRSYVEKLGMLLLPKELEPGKAANTAQRSDVNLYGKQHLLKLKADVTKLMNGTTGLSKDHYESILIDIEKIITKLDKPTS, from the coding sequence ATGAAAAAACTATTTATAATGCTAATCATGCTGGCTCTCGGAAGTCAGCATGGTTTTGCTCAAACTCCAGAAAAAAAAGCCGATAGTACAAGTACTCAGCCAAAAGGCATGCAGGCTTATCATAAAATAATTACAGATAAAGCGATCAACAAGTCAGGTCTTTTTACGATTAGTCAGGTTGATACTAAATATTACTTTCAAATTCCAGATAGTTTATTTAATCGATATATGTTGGTTGTAACTCGATATCTGTCTACTCCAGAAGGAATGGGAATTTTTGGTGGAGAAAAAGCAAACGAACAAACTATTTATTTTGAGAAAGGATCCAACAACACCGTTTATTTAAGATCATTGCAATACAAGCAAGATGTTCGTTCTGCCGATTCAATGCTGGCAAAAGCGTTGGCAGGAAGTAACGAAAATCCAATTGTAGCTGCATTTCCAATTAAAACCACCAATCCTGATACGGGGAGTGTTGTAGTTGATATAACCGATGCTTTCAAAAAAGAAAATGCAATGTTTTCTATCGGAAGCACAGAGAAAACAGAAAAAAAATTAAATTCTCTTGCAGACGATAAATCTTTTGTTGAAAGTATAGATACCTACCCAATTAATATTGAAGTTAAAACAACAAAGACTTACACAAGTTCTACAGCAAGTAGTGGAAGCGTTACATTAAGATTAAATACTTCTATTGTATTACTTCCGAAAACGCCAATGCGTAAACGTTTTTTTGATGAGAGAGTAGGTTATTTTGCGAATAAATATGTTCTGTTTGATGACGATGAGCAACGTGCGCAGAAAAAATTTATTATTCAGCGTTATCGCTTAGAACCTAAAGACAAAGACATTAAAAAATATCTAAGAGGCGAATTAGTTGAACCAAAAAAACAAATCGTTTATTATATTGATCCGGCAACACCAAAAAAATGGAGACCTTATTTAATTGCTGGTATTAACGACTGGCAGAAAGCTTTTGAAGCCGCTGGTTTTAAAAATGCGATTGTTGGTAAAGAATGGCCAGAAGATGATAAAACGATGAGTTTAGAAGATGCTAGATATTCTGTCGTTAGATATTTAGCTTCTGAAACTCCAAATGCTTACGGACCAAGAATAAGCGATCCGAGAAGTGGAGAAATTATGGAAAGCCACGTTGGCTGGTATCATAATGTGATGAAATTAGTTCAGAGATGGTACATGATTCAGGCTGGACCATTAGATCCAAAAGCAAGAAAAATGCATTTAGATGATGAACTAATGGGACAATTAATTCGTTTTGTTTCTTCGCATGAAATCGGACACACAATCGGTTTACGTCACAACATGGGAGCGAGCAGCGCTACTCCTGTAGAAAAACTTCGCGATAAAAAATGGGTAGAAGCGAATGGACATACGGTTTCTATTATGGATTATGCTCGTTTTAATTATGTAGCTCAGCCAGAAGACAATATTAGTTCAAAAGGAATTTATCCACGCATTGGAAGCTACGATAAATGGGCTGTTCAGTGGGGATACAAATATTATCCAAATGCTAAAGATGAGTTTGAAGAAGAAAAAACATTAGCAAAATTAACGACAGATAGTTTAACTGCAAATCCGAAGTTATGGTTTGGCGGTGAAGGAAAAGACGAAGATCCAAGAAGTCAGTCTGAAGATCTTGGTGATGATTCAGTAAAGGCAAGCGATTATGGAATTAAAAACCTAAAGCGAGTAGTTCCAAATCTGGTTCAATGGACTTATCAGCCAAACGATGCTTATGACAATTTATCGGATATGCATAAAGCTGTTGTATTACAATACAGTCGCTATTTGTATCATGTATTGAAAAATATTGGTAATAATTACGTAACCAAAAGAACAGTTGACGAAAAAGGCGTGGTTTATCAGCCAATTCCAAAAGCAAAAGTAAAAGCAGCAATTGATTATGTTGGCAGACAATTGTTTATCGCACCTTTATGGATGTATCCAACAGAAATTGAACAGCTTATTCCGTTAAAAACGGCAGACCAAATAGCAGACCAGCAGAATCAGGTTTTAAATATGCTTTTGAGCTCTGGAATGCTTTACAATATCAGCGTAAAATCACTGCAGTTTGAAGGTGCTTATACAGTTCCAGAATTTTTAAATGATTTACAGCAAACGGTTTGGGTAAAATTCAGCGGAGATGAAAAACAAGATTTTTACAGAAGAAGTTTGCAACGTAGTTATGTTGAAAAACTTGGAATGCTTTTATTGCCAAAAGAGTTAGAGCCTGGTAAAGCTGCAAATACAGCACAACGTAGTGATGTGAACTTGTACGGAAAACAGCATCTTTTAAAATTAAAAGCAGATGTGACAAAGCTTATGAATGGAACTACAGGATTAAGCAAAGATCATTACGAAAGTATTCTGATAGACATCGAAAAAATTATTACAAAATTAGATAAACCTACATCATGA
- a CDS encoding ring-cleaving dioxygenase, which translates to MENKILGLHHITAIAGDAKRNFNFYSNILGLRFIKKTVNFDDPGTYHFYFGDEVGSAGTILTFFPWGEGIQQGRKGSGMATEIGYSVPKGSLDFWQKRFEQYNVIYNKPAEKFGEKYLTFLDPDGLKLELIESKTDDNRKAWETDEVKADVATKGFHNITLTLNDIKPTAAILTEIFGYKLIDQDVNRYRYATDAVENAAIVDLVELSDEKRGLNANGTVHHEAFRVKNDEILMHFREKIEDYGLSITPQIDRQYFHSLYFREPGGVLFEIATDNPGFTVDESLEELGKNLKLPAQYESHRKAIEEHLVKIN; encoded by the coding sequence ATGGAAAATAAAATTTTAGGCTTACACCATATTACTGCAATTGCAGGCGACGCTAAACGTAACTTTAACTTTTACTCAAACATATTAGGATTAAGATTCATCAAAAAAACAGTGAATTTTGACGATCCTGGAACTTACCATTTTTACTTTGGAGATGAAGTTGGAAGCGCAGGAACTATTTTGACATTTTTCCCTTGGGGAGAAGGAATTCAGCAAGGAAGAAAAGGTTCTGGAATGGCAACTGAAATTGGCTATTCTGTTCCAAAAGGAAGCTTGGATTTCTGGCAAAAACGTTTTGAGCAATATAATGTGATTTACAATAAACCTGCTGAAAAATTCGGTGAAAAATACTTGACTTTCTTAGATCCAGACGGATTAAAATTAGAGTTAATCGAATCTAAAACAGACGATAACAGAAAGGCTTGGGAAACTGACGAAGTAAAAGCTGATGTAGCAACAAAAGGTTTTCATAACATTACTTTGACTTTAAACGATATCAAACCAACTGCTGCGATTTTAACTGAAATATTTGGTTATAAATTAATCGATCAAGACGTAAATCGCTATCGTTATGCAACAGATGCTGTAGAAAATGCCGCAATTGTAGATTTGGTAGAATTAAGTGATGAAAAACGCGGTTTAAATGCCAACGGAACTGTTCACCACGAAGCTTTCCGTGTAAAAAACGATGAGATTTTAATGCACTTCCGTGAAAAAATTGAAGACTACGGATTGTCTATAACGCCACAAATTGACAGGCAATACTTCCACTCTTTATATTTTAGAGAACCAGGCGGAGTTTTGTTCGAAATTGCAACTGATAATCCAGGATTTACTGTTGATGAAAGCTTAGAAGAATTAGGTAAAAACTTGAAGCTTCCAGCTCAATACGAATCACACAGAAAAGCTATTGAAGAGCATTTGGTTAAAATAAATTAA
- a CDS encoding dienelactone hydrolase family protein, whose translation MNTEIITDGVPLNEAKKALIMIHGRGAGAHDILSIAKHLKVEDFALVAPQAENRTWYPYSFLAPLNENEPSFSKSLEAIHQVVIAIQQNGIEKENIYFLGFSQGACLALEFTTRNAAKYGGIVAFTGGLIGDKIYENHYSGNFENTPVFIGTSDPDFHVPVGRVNDTEVFMTKLGADVTKKIYPNMGHTISQDEINCANALVFNKK comes from the coding sequence ATGAATACAGAAATAATAACAGACGGTGTTCCTTTAAATGAAGCAAAAAAAGCATTAATTATGATTCACGGTCGTGGTGCCGGAGCGCATGATATTCTGTCGATTGCGAAACATCTTAAAGTGGAAGATTTTGCTTTAGTGGCGCCTCAGGCAGAAAACAGAACTTGGTATCCGTATTCGTTTTTAGCGCCTTTAAACGAAAATGAGCCTTCGTTTTCAAAATCGCTTGAAGCCATTCATCAAGTTGTGATCGCGATTCAGCAAAACGGAATCGAAAAAGAAAATATCTATTTCTTAGGATTTTCTCAAGGAGCTTGTCTTGCTTTGGAATTTACGACTAGAAATGCTGCAAAATATGGCGGAATCGTAGCTTTTACTGGCGGATTAATTGGCGATAAAATTTATGAAAATCATTATTCAGGAAATTTCGAAAACACGCCAGTTTTTATCGGAACAAGCGATCCAGATTTTCATGTTCCTGTAGGAAGAGTAAATGATACTGAGGTATTTATGACAAAATTGGGCGCAGATGTTACTAAAAAAATCTACCCAAATATGGGACATACAATTAGCCAAGACGAAATTAATTGTGCAAATGCTTTGGTCTTCAATAAAAAATAA
- a CDS encoding RagB/SusD family nutrient uptake outer membrane protein, which translates to MKHIYITLLSLMMLTVTSCEDYTDVTPKGALVIETPEQFLELVSLPNRGYPINNFQYLSDDQWMREANVIGRTPNIDIINFTFDESVDRVSLLTGSSFYNQAYTYINRWNTIISLVDNSKGDESIKQLAKAEAKIFRAYDHFLLINTYAKGYDPQTAATDGGICIMDKFDLEAQPAKSTVAQVYDFIQKDIEDALPYIKEKPADVYHPSLAFAYAFKAKVHLFKREIAQAQAAAEKSLTYNNQIFDLVAYNAQGGPTAVAVPAANNVEVLSYMYMTGYNEMNFAQSYIISPELRTLFGTNDARFNLFFNSTSTTNLDIGSGTAYWATQYTRFFYPTVGMKTPEVYLILAECYARDNKLAEAVDVLNKLRAKRIVSGTVNLTVPATRKETMQLVINERRKELLLGFNRFFDLKRLNTETEYAKTVTRVFPIVNKTVPQKTYTLQPNSRLYIVPFPLNALMKNPKLTLNTDEKVPF; encoded by the coding sequence ATGAAACATATATATATAACACTACTGTCGCTTATGATGTTAACCGTAACATCTTGCGAAGATTATACTGATGTTACGCCAAAAGGAGCTCTTGTTATAGAAACTCCAGAACAATTTCTTGAATTGGTATCATTGCCAAATAGAGGTTATCCAATTAATAACTTTCAGTATTTGTCTGATGATCAATGGATGAGAGAAGCCAACGTAATCGGAAGAACTCCAAATATTGATATCATTAATTTTACATTTGATGAAAGTGTAGATCGCGTCTCTTTGTTGACAGGTTCAAGTTTTTACAACCAAGCTTACACGTACATCAACCGATGGAATACCATTATTTCGTTAGTCGATAATAGTAAAGGAGATGAAAGCATTAAACAATTAGCGAAAGCAGAAGCTAAAATTTTTAGAGCTTATGATCATTTTTTATTGATTAATACTTATGCTAAAGGTTATGATCCACAAACTGCTGCTACCGATGGAGGTATTTGCATTATGGATAAATTTGATTTAGAAGCACAACCTGCAAAGTCTACTGTAGCACAGGTTTACGATTTTATTCAAAAAGATATCGAAGACGCATTACCATATATTAAAGAAAAACCAGCTGACGTTTATCATCCGTCTTTAGCATTTGCTTATGCTTTTAAAGCTAAAGTTCATTTGTTTAAACGTGAAATAGCTCAAGCGCAAGCTGCTGCAGAAAAATCATTAACTTATAATAATCAAATATTTGATTTAGTTGCTTATAACGCTCAAGGCGGACCAACAGCTGTTGCTGTTCCGGCAGCAAATAATGTTGAAGTTTTGAGTTATATGTACATGACAGGTTATAATGAAATGAACTTCGCGCAAAGCTACATCATCAGTCCAGAATTGAGAACTTTATTCGGCACCAACGATGCTCGTTTTAATTTGTTTTTCAATTCTACAAGTACAACCAATTTAGATATAGGCTCGGGAACTGCTTATTGGGCAACGCAATACACAAGATTTTTTTATCCGACAGTTGGTATGAAAACGCCTGAAGTATATTTAATTCTAGCAGAATGTTATGCAAGAGATAATAAACTTGCAGAAGCAGTTGACGTTTTAAATAAATTAAGAGCAAAACGTATTGTATCAGGTACTGTAAATTTAACTGTTCCAGCAACAAGAAAAGAAACAATGCAATTGGTTATAAACGAACGCAGAAAAGAATTGCTTTTAGGATTTAATCGATTTTTTGACTTAAAAAGATTGAATACTGAAACGGAATATGCTAAAACAGTTACGAGAGTATTTCCAATCGTAAATAAAACAGTTCCGCAAAAGACGTACACATTACAGCCAAATTCTAGATTGTATATTGTTCCGTTTCCTTTAAATGCATTAATGAAGAATCCAAAACTTACACTAAATACAGACGAAAAAGTTCCGTTTTAA